One region of Maylandia zebra isolate NMK-2024a linkage group LG10, Mzebra_GT3a, whole genome shotgun sequence genomic DNA includes:
- the gemin5 gene encoding gem-associated protein 5 has product MRERSLPASPNWYCSRCSDVSSSGLLGVGAKNIIYLIDVSVSSCRVAGELVGHKDLVSGFSFCQHAGQSHICVSSSSDGSVRFWDSSSKTLIREHTAHQSSVSALHWSPVDKNLVVSGDEKGVVVCHWYHTGDTTSFFPEPRTIFCLTCSPHTWNYVAVGYKDGMIVLIDVSKKGEVIHRLRGHDDEIHALAWSPLAHEDALYTRPEDGEATNGVSGGGGCYLASGSKDQTVRLWSTAKGKGVMTLKLPYLKRRGTAVDPGVKERLWLSVHWPKGRPTQLVSSCFSGELVMWDLTKTGKQRWTLFGTSSEGQNHSRIVFNMSSVHLQDGRELLISTSMDREVKCWDLASLECCWTLPTLGGFVYALTFSPVGTGCLALGVGDNMIRVWNTLTTQNKYDVRSFWQGIKSKVTALAWHPTKEGSLSFGTDDGKVGIYDVFSNKPPQISSSYHRKTVYTLAWGPPVPPMSFGTAGGKPSFSLYSCAGEGVILQHDPYKLNGEASDIDKLIRDTNDIKHKLSPHTDLSWKPDGKVVAIGNEDGCIDVYQAPSLKLLCSIQQHHKIINTLRWHHDHSSALELHCLLASGSSNAIVYVHDLCSVIENPPESPVVLTEPYRRLCGHTAKITSMAWSPHHNARLVTVSYDGTAQVWDVLEEAAVSNYRGHVGYLLCVDWSPVDPDVIWTGGKDFTLQEWSVSKQEFTKPPKGKKMVDLKEKMKANTKQKKKNKKAGPSGAEGAAQPEVNGAPVTIGERAVTGQGVSGEDDEDEASSTSSPAPSPATFEMQRKSSAAVKSKDKPDLTGLKKKKPRSMLPLSTSMDHRPKDELLQDCITLASVRHDNTPPTGCVPGQGDHIHLGLFADRQALYRMFDAEEEGHVEAGHFDSVVYLRLWSGDLEGALQLATEKGELNDHLLSIAPMAGFVVWSRTVEAFVKQLCLQEQYLKAASHLLSINKLYEAVDLLRSHKLYREAIALVKARLPADEPLLKELYTCWAAVLEKDGHFSAAAKCYLAADASFDAAKVIARKNDVLSLRTAASLARISGDSSLAQSLSLRCAKDLAAARDWVGAQEVLSLQDSLLVHRLHLCVAELLSEMLGDSEVSPAASCASRHPWASPGERHISIMDRVRDVWEEQFAVSHQSVGALLQELKSAESPMPTANSPLRQVLLHSSLHLTCAVLSWLLADDDQLVTELWHAVAWPREAGHFCVSAELCRLLFPDGDVSVSFRKHPKVLHHTEEAAKAAASSLQAFVLYHRLYECWWRTSGGSQEIQNGLSLSLADSSPEDEMKDEVSNGGLLESAETHRPVSGSFHKLGLDPSLLLCEPHAACQATQRAVRQIQQQLAAMVQQHSQTQGGQLDSGEKRDDSPAVISTTRESSDSQDSAEAEQGSEDPETLLSLSSKMSKHQKELAELPNTLKVYPHPDVVECCLVLLHLSKSSMSFSDSLLQEAKDLLRKYGTSPSVLKASQRFLI; this is encoded by the exons ATGCGGGAACGATCGCTTCCCGCCTCTCCCAACTGGTACTGCTCGCGCTGCAGTGATGTCAGCAGCAGCGGTTTGCTGGGCGTCGGGGCCAAAAACATCATCTACTTGATAGATGTGTCTGTATCTTCGTGCAGAGTGGCAG gTGAGCTCGTGGGCCATAAGGACTTGGTGTCCGGCTTCTCGTTTTGTCAGCATGCAGGGCAGAGTCACATCTGTGTCAGCTCCTCCAGCGATGGCAGTGTCCGTTTCTGGGACTCCAGCAGCAAGACTCTTATTAGGGAGCACACAGCTCATCAG AGCTCCGTATCAGCGCTGCACTGGTCCCCTGTGGATAAAAACCTGGTGGTGTCCGGGGATGAGAAAGGCGTGGTGGTCTGTCACTGGTACCACACGGGTGACACGACCAGCTTCTTCCCTGAGCCCAGAACCATCTTCTGCCTCACCTGCTCTCCTCATACCTGGAACTATGTGGCTGTTGG GTACAAAGATGGGATGATCGTGCTGATTGATGTGAGTAAGAAAGGCGAGGTGATTCACCGTCTCCGTGGACACGACGATGAGATCCATGCGCTGGCGTGGTCACCTTTGGCCCATGAAGATGCCCTCTACACCAGACCTGAAGACGGTGAAG CAACCAATGGAGTgtctggaggaggtggctgctATCTCGCATCTGGGAGCAAAGACCAGACTGTAAGGCTCTGGAGTACAGCCAAGGGAAAAG GTGTCATGACTCTGAAGCTGCCCTACCTGAAGAGGAGAGGCACCGCAGTCGACCCCGGGGTGAAAGAGCGTCTCTGGCTCAGCGTTCATTGGCCGAAGGGACGGCCGACGCAGCTCGTGTCCAGTTGCTTCAG TGGTGAGTTGGTCATGTGGGATTTAACCAAGACAGGGAAGCAGAGGTGGACCCTGTTCGGCACATCCTCAGAGGGTCAGAACCACAGCAGGATCGTCTTTAACATGAGTTCGGTTCACCTGCAGGATGGCAGAGAGCTGCTCATCAGCACCTCCATGGACAGAGAG GTTAAGTGCTGGGACCTGGCCTCTCTGGAGTGCTGCTGGACTCTGCCCACCCTGGGCGGTTTCGTCTACGCCCTGACCTTCTCCCCCGTGGGTACTGGATGTCTGGCGCTCGGTGTCGGTGACAACATGATCCGGGTGTGGAACACGCTGACCACTCAGAACAAGTACGACGTCAGGTCCTTCTGGCAGGGGATCAAGTCCAAAGTCACAGCG CTGGCGTGGCATCCGACAAAAGAGGGATCTTTGTCTTTTGGAACAGATGATGGGAAAGTTGGTATCTATGACGTCTTCTCCAACAA GCCTCCTCAGATATCGAGCTCCTATCACAGAAAAACGGTGTACACGTTGGCCTGGGGGCCCCCGGTCCCCCCAATGTCATTTG GGACAGCAGGAGGAAAACCTTCCTTTAGTCTGTACAGCTGTGCCGGCGAGGGCGTCATACTCCAGCACGATCCATACAAGCTGAACGGAGAGGCGTCGGACATCGACAAGCTCATCAGAGATACTAACGACATCAAG CACAAGCTGTCTCCACACACCGACCTCAGCTGGAAGCCAGATGGGAAAGTTGTTGCCATCGGCAACGAGGATGG GTGTATCGACGTATATCAGGCTCCCAGTCTGAAGTTGCTGTGCAGCATCCAGCAGCACCACAAGATCATTAACACGTTACGGTGGCATCACGACCACAGCTCTGCACTTGAGCTGCACTGCCTCCTGGCCTCGGGCTCCAGCAACGCCATCGTTTACGTGCACGATCTCTGCTCTGTTATAG AAAATCCTCCAGAAAGCCCCGTGGTGCTGACGGAGCCCTATCGGAGGTTGTGTGGCCATACGGCTAAAATCACCAGCATGGCCTGGAGTCCGCATCACAACGCTCGGCTCGTCACTGTCTCATATGATGGCACAGCGCAG GTGTGGGATGTTCTGGAGGAAGCAGCTGTCTCTAACTACAGAGGACACGTTGGTTATCTGCTGTGTGTGGACTGGTCCCCTGTGGATCCAGATGTGATCTGGACTGGAGGGAAGGACTTCACCTTGCAGGAGTGGAGCGTCTCCAAACAAGAGTTCACAAAGCCGCCTAAAG GGAAAAAGATGGTCGACCTGAAAGAGAAGATGAAGGCCAATacgaagcagaagaagaagaacaagaaggctGGGCCATCGGGGGCTGAGGGAGCTGCACAGCCAGAGGTCAATGGAGCGCCGGTGACAATCGGAGAGAGGGCAGTGACGGGACAAGGGGTGTCAGGtgaagatgatgaagatgaagccAGCTCAACAAGCAGCCCAGCACCTTCACCAG cCACATTTGAGATGCAGAGAAAATCCTCGGCTGCTGTAAAGAGTAAAGACAAGCCAG ACTTAACtgggctgaagaagaaaaagcctCGCTCCATGTTGCCTCTCAGTACATCCATGGACCACCGGCCCAAAGACGAGCTGCTGCAGGACTGCATCACTCTGGCTTCTGTCAGACACGACAACA CACCTCCCACAGGCTGTGTCCCAGGCCAGGGAGATCATATCCATCTGGGCCTGTTTGCTGACAGACAGGCTCTGTACCGCATGTTTGATGCAGAAG AGGAGGGCCACGTGGAGGCGGGTCACTTCGACTCCGTAGTGTACCTGCGGCTGTGGAGTGGCGACCTGGAGGGGGCGCTGCAGCTCGCCACAGAGAAAGGAGAGCTGAACGACCACCTGCTCTCCATCGCTCCCATGG CTGGGTTCGTGGTGTGGAGCCGGACAGTGGAGGCCTTCGTCAAGCAGCTGTGTCTGCAGGAGCAGTACCTGAAAGCGGCGTCCCACCTGCTGTCCATCAACAAACTCTACGAGGCAGTCGACTTGCTGCGCTCCCACAAGCTTTACAG GGAGGCCATAGCGCTGGTTAAAGCCCGGCTGCCAGCAGACGAACCTCTCCTGAAGGAGCTGTACACGTGTTGGGCTGCAGTGCTGGAGAAAGATGGGCATTTTTCTGCAGCAGCTAAGTG CTACCTCGCTGCCGATGCCAGCTTTGACGCCGCCAAGGTCATCGCCAGGAAGAATGACGTCTTGTCACTGAGGACCGCGGCCAGTCTAGCAAGAATCTCAGGAGACTCCTCTCTGGCTCAGTCTCTGTCGCTGAGATGTGCCAAAGATCTGGCAGCCGCTAGAGACTGGGTCGGAGCACAGGAGGTTCTGAGTTTGCAAGACAGCCTCCTG GTCCACAGGCTGCATCTCTGTGTGGCTGAGCTGCTCTCTGAGATGCTGGGAGACTCTGAAGTTAGTCCTGCAGCATCCTGCGCCTCCCGTCACCCGTGGGCGTCACCGGGTGAGCGTCACATTAGCATCATGGATCGAGTGAGAGATGTGTGGGAGGAGCAGTTTGCTGTTTCACATCAGAGCGTCGGGGCTCTTCTGCAGGAGCTCAAGTCTGCAGAGAGCCCAATGCCCACTGCTAACAGTCCTCTCAGACAG GTCCTGCTGCATTCATCCCTCCACCTGACCTGTGCTGTGCTCAGCTGGTTACTGGCTGATGATGATCAGCTGGTGACAGAGCTGTGGCACGCAGTGGCTTGGCCGAGAGAGGCCGGACACTTCTGTGTCTCTGCAGAGCTCTGCAGGCTGCTGTTCCCAGATG GCGATGTCAGTGTTAGTTTTCGGAAACATCCCAAAGTGCTTCATCACACGGAAGAAGCAGCCAAAGCTGCTGCCAGCAGTCTTCAGGCTTTTGTCCTTTACCACCGCCTGTATGAATGCTGGTGGAGGACCTCGGGAGGCAGCCAGGAGATCCAGAACGGCCTCTCCCTGTCGTTGGCTGACTCGTCTCCTGAAGATGAAATGAAGGATGAGGTGTCAAACGGAGGGCTGTTGGAGTCGGCAGAGACCCACCGTCCTGTGAGTGGGAGTTTTCATAAACTGGGCTTAGATCCATCACTCCTTCTGTGTGAGCCTCACGCTGCCTGCCAGGCCACCCAGAGAGCTGTGAGACAGATCCAGCAGCAGCTCGCCGCCATGGTGCAGCAGCACAGCCAGACCCAGGGAGGGCAGCTCGACTCTGGGGAGAAACGGGATGACAGCCCTGCAGTGATTTCCACCACCAGGGAATCCTCAGACAGTCAGGACTCTGCTGAGGCTGAGCAGGG TTCTGAGGACCCGGAGACTCTGCTGTCATTATCCTCGAAGATGTCCAAGCATCAGAAAGAGCTGGCTGAGCTGCCAAACACACTCAAG gtGTACCCTCACCCAGATGTTGTGGAATGCTGTCTGGTTCTTCTGCATCTCAGCAAATCTTCAATGTCTTTCTCGGACTCGCTCCTACAAGAAGCTAAAGATCTGCTTCGTAAATATGGGACAAGTCCCTCTGTCCTGAAAGCCTCGCAGCGATTCCTCATCTGA
- the cnot8 gene encoding CCR4-NOT transcription complex subunit 8 translates to MPAALTDSSQIICEVWASNVEDEMRKIRQIIQSYNYIAMDTEFPGVVVRPIGEFRSTVDYQYQLLRCNVDLLKIIQLGLTFMNEEGDYPPGTTTWQFNFKFNLTEDMYSQDSIDLLQNSGLQFKKHEEEGIDTLYFAELLMTSGLVLCENVKWLSFHSGYDFGYLVKLLTDARLPEEEHDFFQILNLFFPAIYDVKYLMKSCKNLKGGLQEVADQLELKRIGRQHQAGSDSLLTGMAFFRMKELFFEDNIDDAKYCGRLYGLGSGSTQPQNAISSSGQEETNNKH, encoded by the exons ATGCCAGCCGCACTTACAGATTCCAGTCAGATAATCTGTGAGGTCTGGGCGAGCAATGTTGAGGACGAAATGAGGAAGATTCGGCAGATTATTCAAAGCTACAATTACATTGCAATG GACACAGAGTTCCCCGGAGTTGTTGTCAGACCGATTGGAGAGTTTCGGAGCACAGTGGATTACCAGTACCAGCTGCTGAGGTGCAATGTCGACCTCCTGAAGATCATCCAGCTTGGGCTCACGTTCATGAATGAGGAAGGAGATTATCCCCCTGGCACAACAACGTGGCAGTTTAACTTCAAGTTTAACCTTAC AGAAGACATGTACTCGCAAGACTCCATAGACCTGCTTCAGAACTCTGGCCTCCAGTTtaaaaaacacgaagaggagggAATCGACACGCTCTACTTTGCTGAGCTCCTCATGACGTCCGGCCTGGTGCTGTGTGAAAACGTCAAGTGGCTCTCCTTCCACAG TGGGTATGACTTTGGCTACTTGGTGAAGCTCCTGACGGATGCACGCCTTCCCGAGGAGGAGCACGACTTCTTTCAGATCCTCAACTTGTTTTTCCCAGCGATCTATGACGTCAAGTACTTGATGAAAAGCTGCAAGAACCTGAAG GGAGGGCTACAGGAAGTGGCAGACCAACTGGAGCTGAAGAGGATTGGACGGCAACATCAGGCTGGGTCCGACTCACTGCTTACAGGCATGGCGTTCTTCAGGATGAAGGAG CTTTTCTTCGAAGACAACATCGACGACGCAAAGTATTGTGGGAGATTGTACGGCCTGGGCTCGGGCTCCACCCAACCCCAGAACGCCATCTCCAGCTCGGGCCAGGAGGAGACCAACAACAAGCACTGA
- the mrpl22 gene encoding large ribosomal subunit protein uL22m, which yields MAAAMTGRGVSFIRSIPSVLLSRLQILGGSQQISCLHTSASLESKTWERRNLKVYPPQLPDEPRRPAEIHHSRRQIKYSKDKMWYLAKMIRGMSIDEAIAQLEFNDKKGAKIMKEVLLEAQEMAVKNHNVEYKSNLFVAESYSGKGKYLKRIRYHGRGMFGIMDKVYCHYFVKLVEGAPPKIEKKTSFDQAKEYVQSLKNRTIIHSL from the exons ATGGCGGCTGCAATGACAGGACGTG GTGTCTCTTTTATTAGGAGTATACCTTCGGTGTTACTCTCACG GTTACAGATTCTAGGTGGCTCCCAGCAGATCTCATGTCTCCACACCAGCGCATCCCTGGAATCCAAAACCTGGGAGAGGAGGAACCTAAAAGTGTATCCACCTCAGCTGCCTGATGAGCCTCGCAGACCAGCA GAGATTCACCACAGTAGGAGGCAGATTAAGTACAGCAAAGACAAAATGTGGTATTTGGCCAAAATG atcAGAGGGATGAGCATCGATGAGGCCATTGCACAGCTGGAGTTTAATGACAAGAAAGGAGCAAAAATAATGAAAGAG gtccttCTTGAAGCTCAGGAGATGGCAGTGAAGAATCACAATGTAGAGTACAAATCCAACCTGTTTGTAG CCGAGTCGTATTCTGGCAAAGGGAAGTACCTGAAACGGATCCGTTACCACGGCAGGGGTATGTTTGGCATAATGGACAAAGTTTATTGCCACTACTTCGTCAAGCTGGTGGAGGGCGCACCACCCAAAATTGAGAAGAAGACTAGCTTTGACCAGGCCAAAGAGTACGTCCAGTCCCTGAAGAACCGAACCATCATCCACAGTCTGTAG